One Calditrichota bacterium DNA segment encodes these proteins:
- a CDS encoding PqqD family protein: MAVNLLDLVPKRLLQFQENEDGNVTILKPKYRNKLMQKYVLPRMKKPHFKVNLDEYGSFVWKQIDGEKTVEEIGKQLKENFSEKIDPVYERLSVFIHSLVRYKFIEFKNYVPEKAEKSK, from the coding sequence ATGGCTGTAAATTTATTAGATTTGGTTCCCAAAAGATTGCTGCAATTCCAAGAAAACGAAGACGGCAATGTGACTATTTTGAAACCAAAATACAGAAATAAATTGATGCAAAAATATGTGCTTCCACGAATGAAAAAACCACATTTCAAAGTAAATTTGGACGAATACGGCAGCTTTGTCTGGAAGCAAATTGACGGCGAAAAAACCGTCGAAGAAATTGGGAAACAGTTGAAGGAGAATTTTTCTGAAAAGATTGACCCGGTTTATGAACGGCTTTCGGTTTTCATCCATTCATTGGTGCGCTATAAATTTATTGAATTCAAAAATTATGTTCCTGAAAAAGCGGAAAAATCAAAGTAA